The DNA window GTGACGACGCCCATCAGATCGCGGCCTTCGAGTTTCTTGTCCTCGAACTCGCCCAGCAGGTTGCGACTCGCCTCCCGCATGACCTCGCTCCGGCCCGTGTAGCCGTGGTCATCCGCGAACTGATCGATCCGGTCGAGCAACTCCTCCGGCAGCGAGACGCTGACGACGGTCATATATTAACCCAACCGGCATAAAATGTTAAATATTGTTACTCGCCACTGCTCACGACCCGGGCCGGCCGCCGCGGTGGCGTTCACTCCCGGTCGGTCCAGAAATCGAACGACCGGCCGGGGGCGAACACGTCGAGACCGACGGCCCGTTCGACGCCGGTGTTCTCCACACGGTGTGGTTCGTCCGCTTCGAGCAACACGGAGTCGTACCGTTCGAGCGTCACCCGGTCGTCCTCGGTCTCGACGGTGAGTTCGCCGCCGAGACAGAGACACACCTGCTCGTTCTCGTGGGCGTGCATCGGCGAACTGTGTCCCGGCGGTTTCTCGAACCACTCGAACGAGAACCGATCGCTCCCCGCCAGCGAGACGCGCCGCCACCCCTCGTCGGGTTCGTACGACGCCGCTTCTTCGAACTCGACCGGTCTCACAGGTTCGACCCCGTGCTCCCACCGTCGATGGGGATCGCGGTACCGTTGATGTAGCCCGAGCGGGGTGACGAGAGGAACGCGACGGTGTCGCCGAGTTCCATCGGATCGCCGACGCGGCCGAGCGGGTTCGTCCCCCAGTCGTCGAGGCCCGCCTCGTAGGAGTCGTACTCGCCGCGCTCGACCGCTTGATCGACGAGTTCCCGGATGCGAGCCGTCTCGTGGGCCCCCGGCAGGACGGCGTTGGCGCGCACGTCAGGGGCGAACTCCGTCGAGAGCGTCTTCTCGAGGCCGATGACGCCCATGCGCACCGCGTTCGAGAGCACGAGACTGTCGAGCGCCTCCTTGACGCTCCGGGAGGTGATCGTGACGATCGTCCCCCCGCCGTCTCGCAGGTGGGGTTCGGCCGCACGGGCGAGCCGTACCACGCTCATGACGAGGAGGTCGTACGCGTCGTACCAGTCGTCGTCCGTGGTGTCGAGGAACGCGCCGGACGGCGGCCCTCCAGCGCTCGTCACGAGGTGGTCGATCCCGCCGAACGCCTCCACGGCCCTGTCGACGAGCGCCGTGACGTCGTCGGGCTCCGTGATGTCTCCGGGCTGGGCGACGACCTCGCCGGTCGCGACCGCTGCGATCTCTTCTCGTGTCTCCTCCAGCGCCGTCTCATCCCGCCCGTTGATCACGACGTTCACTCCCTCGCGGGCGAGCGCCGTCGCCGACGCCTTGCCGAGACCGCTCGACGAGGCCGTCACGAGCGCGGCGTTGCCCCCGATCTGTAGGTCCATGTGGGTAGCATCCGGCGACGGCCGTGAAAAAGTATCCGTCGCGGTAACCCGACGCTCGGCCGTCGGGTCGCGATCGAAGCGACCCGGCCACCGGTCGAAGCGAGCCGTCACGGCCGCAGAGCGAACGGCGTCGCCGCCCGCCGTTACCCGTCATCACGCCCGTTAGTCGTCGCCGTCCGACCGTGGCGCGAACGAGGCGGTGCCGTCCTCGAAGGTGAGGCTAGCCTTCCCCTGGACGGTTGCCCCCGCGGGGAGGTCGTCGACGACCGCCGTCGAGACGTACAGGTCGCCGAGATCCTGGGTGTTCTCGATCCAGACGGCCCGGACGGCGTCGGGGTCGGGGCCGCCGAGGGCGGCCAGGGCGATCCGGAGCGCACACTCGTCGTCCGGGGCGACCACCGGGAGCTTCGCCTTCGCGAGCGAGCCGCTTGTCAGCGCGTTTGCGTACGTTTTCCGGACGTCGAGCTGGTCGACGGCGGCCCGACGGGTCACATCGGCGAGTCCGATCCCGTTGCCGTTGCCCTTCGTCCGCTCCGAGAGGCCGCGTGCGTAGATCAGTTTGATCCGTGGGGTCTCGGGGTCGTCGGCGTTGAGCACGCGGTACCGGCCGATCACGTTGGTGTCCATCCCCGCTCCGGAGATCTCCTTGCCGAGTTCGTCGACGACGAGCAGGTCGACGTCCTCGACGGGGAGCGTCGCCATCTCCTCGCGCGCCCGGACGAGCAAATCGGGCTCCCGGTCGAGGATCGCTCCCGCGGGGACGCCTTCGACGTGGGCCGTCTCCTCGTGGAAGTTCTCGACGACCGCGATCCCGCCGAGGAGCGGAGCGGTGTCGTGGATAACGCCGAACGCGGCTTCGAGTGTCGGGACGTACCCCTCCGTGATCGCCGCCGCGTGGAAGGCCTTGGCCCCGCGCTGTTTGCCGAGCCCCGCGACCAGCATCTTGCAGAGGCCGCTCTCGATCCGCCCGCTGAAGTTCGTGTGCGGTTTGACCCGGTTCACCACCAAAACGGCGTCCGCGTCGAGCGCCGCGGTCGAGACGTGGACGGGAAGCGTCGCGTCGCCGACGGCGACGTCCCCCACGCGTTTGGTCTGCATCCGGGCGTCGATCGGCGCGCCGACGCGACGTTCGGTGATCCCGAGTGCCGCGAGCACCTCCCGCTGGCCCTCCGCTGTCGCGCCCCCGTAGCTTCCCATCGCGGGGACGACGACCGGCTCGACGCCACGGTCGGCCAGCCCCGACACGATGGCCGCCACGAGGTCGTCGAGGGCGTCGATCCCGCGGGAACCGACCCCGACGGCGACCGTCGCGCCGGGGGCGAGCGCGTCGAGCGCCAGTCGATCGAGCTCCGCGCGCGCCGTCGAAGCGGGGTCTGTAACGCGCTCCGTCTGCGGGTCGTACCGGACGCGAACGAACCGGGGCAGCGGCTGTGGGCCGAGGAGACGTTCGGTCTCGGCGTGACTCGGGAACTCCATTCTTCCCGTGGGCGATGGGGATACGACGGCAAATAGCCGTCCCCGCCGCTACAGTTAGTCGTCGTCGTCGGGGCTTTCGCCCCACACCGTCTCGTACACGATCGCACGCCCGGAGGAGCCGTCGTCCGTGTCTTCGATCGGCCAGTCGTCGTCCATGCCGGTGTCGACCGAGCCCGAGTTACCCGTCCACATCCCTGGGTTCGCCCAGGTCATCAGGGTTATCGCGGCGAAAAACAGCATCAGGAGGAAATGCTGCATGGTCTCGGTACGCGGGTAGACGGCGAGGCTCACGACTGACTCGACGAGCACGAACGACCCGACAAGCGCCCCGAACGTGCCGATGTCGAGTCGCCCCCTCCGGTACAGCACCGGGATCGCGGCGAGAAACAGCGCCCATACGACGTACCCCGTGACCAGGAGATCCGTGAGTAGCATCCAGACGATCCCCACGACGGCCAAAAGGAGCCACAGTCCCGCGGCGGCGACGATGAGCTTCTTCACGACGGCAACGAGCCGTTTGATTGTGTCGACGGTGAGATACTCCGTCCACGACATGTGGCCACACAGAACACGTTCCGGCACTAAAATTTTAGGAACGACGACATATCTTCTCGGTGGTGACGGGACGAACAGTCGCTCGTCGGCGCGACCCAGCGGGCGGCATGGGGGCCAGCGGGAGCCACGGCGTCGAACCCACGCAGGGGCCCGGTCGGGTCGGCGCGTGCCCCACTGTTCGAGTGGCTCCGGATACCGACGCTCCGGTGTGGGGTCGGCTCACTCGCGCCACGACTCGACCTCGGCTTCGATGGTCGCCAGCCCGCAGTCGATCCCGTCCCAGTCGCGCATCGGGACGTGCCGACAGACGACGCCGTACAGCAACAGGTGGAGCCGTTCGGCGCTCGCGGCGGCATCGATGCCGGCGAAGGTGCCGTCGTCGATACCGCGCTGGATCGTCCGTTCGAGTTCGGACTGGAGCCGGTCGTCGAGCTCCGCGAACGAGTCGTGGTAGCGGTCGTGGTACGGGGTCTGGGTCCGGATCTCCTCGAGCGCCTGCTGGAAGGGGAGGCTGTCCGGGTCGTCCCGCTGTGGGACGATCAGCGCCACGAGTTCGGTGAGCCGTTCGGCCGGGTCGTCGGTCTCGATCGCGGCCAGTTCCTGCTCGAACCCGTCGAGGAGGAAGTCGAGAAAGCCCGCGAGCAGGTCCTCCTTGTCGTCGTAGTGGTAGTAGATGAGCGACTGGCTCCCCTCGAACTCGGCGGCGATGCGCCTGATCGACAGCTCCGAGTAGCCGCCGTCGATCAGGACGCGGTACGCCGCCTCCATGATCTCCTGGTCAGTCGACGACACTGTCGGGCCTCCGTCCGGTCGGTGGATTGGTTGTGGGTTTCGGCATGAGTCGGTGCGTGGTATCCGGCCGTGTCGGCGTGGACGCTCGGTGCGGTCGGTCGTCGAACCGGGACTCGATCCGGTTGCGCTGTCTCGTACCCCTTCGAGAGCCGACCGCGCGAGTCGAGCGGGGCGAGTCGGGTGCGTGGGGCGTCCGCGTGCGGGGGAGGGCCGGGTCAGCGGGGACCGTCGATGGGAGGGCCGACGGCGTCGGTGGGGTGGGGGCGGCCGATGGGGTGGGCGCGGAGTGCGTCATGGGGGACTCAGGCGTTGGAGGGGGTCGCGTCAGCGGGACGGTTCGGCTCGGCGGTCGACGCGCCGCCGCGGCCGGTGAGCTGCGCCCACACGACGAGCGTCGAGGGCAGCACGACGATCGATGCCAGGAACGAGTAGAGGATGCTCAGCCCGGTGAGCAGGCCGAACTGTCCGAGGACCGGCGTGATCGCGAGGACGAGGACGCCGATGCCCGTGACGGTCGTGAGCATGCTCCCGGTGAGCGCGCCGCCGGTACCGCGGACCGTGGCGTCGAGCGCCTCGTACACGTCGCCGTCGTCGTCGAACTCCTCGGCGAAGCGGTGGACGACGTGTGCGGAGTAGTCGATCCCCAGCCCGATCGCGATCGAGAGGATCGTCCCCGTCAGCGCGTTGAGCGGGACGTCGGCGTACCGCATCGTCGCCGCGATGGCCGCGACGGTGACGGCGATGGGGACGACGTTGGCGACGCCGAGCAGCGGCCGACCCTCGATCAGCCAGTAGATACCGACGAGAAAGGCCGCGCTGCCGGCGAGTGCGAGCGCGAGGCTGACGAGCGCGGACTCGGTGATCACGTCCGAGACGGCCTTGAAGACGATGATGCCGCCCGTGGCCGTCGCCTCGAACCGCGATCGGTCGGCGACGTCGCGGGTGTCGGCGGTGATCTCCGCCTGTTCGGCGTCGGCTTTCACGGCGTACTGGACCCGCGCGCTCCGGTAGTCGTC is part of the Salinigranum marinum genome and encodes:
- a CDS encoding cupin domain-containing protein; protein product: MRPVEFEEAASYEPDEGWRRVSLAGSDRFSFEWFEKPPGHSSPMHAHENEQVCLCLGGELTVETEDDRVTLERYDSVLLEADEPHRVENTGVERAVGLDVFAPGRSFDFWTDRE
- a CDS encoding SDR family oxidoreductase; the protein is MDLQIGGNAALVTASSSGLGKASATALAREGVNVVINGRDETALEETREEIAAVATGEVVAQPGDITEPDDVTALVDRAVEAFGGIDHLVTSAGGPPSGAFLDTTDDDWYDAYDLLVMSVVRLARAAEPHLRDGGGTIVTITSRSVKEALDSLVLSNAVRMGVIGLEKTLSTEFAPDVRANAVLPGAHETARIRELVDQAVERGEYDSYEAGLDDWGTNPLGRVGDPMELGDTVAFLSSPRSGYINGTAIPIDGGSTGSNL
- a CDS encoding DUF362 domain-containing protein, which codes for MEFPSHAETERLLGPQPLPRFVRVRYDPQTERVTDPASTARAELDRLALDALAPGATVAVGVGSRGIDALDDLVAAIVSGLADRGVEPVVVPAMGSYGGATAEGQREVLAALGITERRVGAPIDARMQTKRVGDVAVGDATLPVHVSTAALDADAVLVVNRVKPHTNFSGRIESGLCKMLVAGLGKQRGAKAFHAAAITEGYVPTLEAAFGVIHDTAPLLGGIAVVENFHEETAHVEGVPAGAILDREPDLLVRAREEMATLPVEDVDLLVVDELGKEISGAGMDTNVIGRYRVLNADDPETPRIKLIYARGLSERTKGNGNGIGLADVTRRAAVDQLDVRKTYANALTSGSLAKAKLPVVAPDDECALRIALAALGGPDPDAVRAVWIENTQDLGDLYVSTAVVDDLPAGATVQGKASLTFEDGTASFAPRSDGDD
- a CDS encoding TetR/AcrR family transcriptional regulator — translated: MSSTDQEIMEAAYRVLIDGGYSELSIRRIAAEFEGSQSLIYYHYDDKEDLLAGFLDFLLDGFEQELAAIETDDPAERLTELVALIVPQRDDPDSLPFQQALEEIRTQTPYHDRYHDSFAELDDRLQSELERTIQRGIDDGTFAGIDAAASAERLHLLLYGVVCRHVPMRDWDGIDCGLATIEAEVESWRE